A portion of the Bacillus sp. es.034 genome contains these proteins:
- a CDS encoding glycoside hydrolase family 66 protein, protein MKINQKLKLPLAGLVAINLALTSFTLPQDAEAKDNPKETVEKAQKKKNLPSKPISAFLVDKSRYNPGEPVKMSLLFNTEKEWKGDLHLEVYQLNEKVAEGSKKIHVKKGLKGIEVDWTPPSDDFKGYLVKASFEGSDQIVTAAIDVSSDWTQYPRYGYATEFPQESTAESEKKMKQLTQEYYLNGFQFYDWMWRHDVSVYSKTDSEGKPVLDEDGNFITEDIDKDTAYDDLLGRKLYPLTVKQQIGAAQKYNAAAMAYQMNYAARENYEAFGVKKEWGLYKKNASFPNPSLSDQEGFYFDWVNPPTGLYLQDPGNAEWQEYINREFVRGVNEFGFDGMHLDQWGFHDNDYLYDYEGNKRHFSKDYDSLINSVKASLSENNDSKNFVTFNMVGGNEGYSDVPRPSTQTDFDYSEIWQDKDHYRDLLKVVEETRETNDGKAVVIAGYMNYKQATGEHYNVADVEGVPRSEYFISRIQKVPGWVGDFGMKDEDQIIWKVEAPESGTYAVDLKYGHDNGESPVGKIHVNDVLVNNAIPFSEKTGWGNPVAETSLTVDLQEGENEIKLSLNTNNLWLNVDSLVLKKADYEKEYEAEDAELISSKVDKYGHVYNFETDGDFIEFTVDAAEDGTYPVSFQYGVESTAVSRHLYVNGELASESIQLDPTGGWESFQSTEETEFKLKAGENKIKLKADGVNDTGAKIDYLSVGEDRYQAEKAEVGWEPSHEPLIKTGDDGVTDFKQQGDFISFQMNAGESKETAISVRYKNPGEETKRSIFVNGKKAGILSLPPTSEGQWGTAEASIYLYSGENKLSIQMEGKTAETGISIDKVESGTNVIEAEEAEIGWLPVVSRTSEVSIDPGYTNNFGNKGQQVVFNVNNTKETDTLSFKYRTGNNPHINIYVDGELIPSNNQYVDGKTVSETVFSSTPGGWDGAMVEKTINAKVPAGEHEVMFEMASNGEYINLDSMTAGGVEYQVEEANFAPEGHGITTTTGHIYNFKDEGDFLNFAVDVPEADAYDLKWRYKNDSNSKREAKRAVFVNKEKAGDVVFSSSNGWEDLEMKDIQLKKGRNIIRMEVRDIDDDGVKLDYLQIGNQRVHAETADSLSPMHIYKDTLLNFGHTGDEVTFDVDVAEKGETSFIFTYANAGSDTERTIYVDGEPVLDEKGNPYKVVFKSTGNIDSYSEDGYVVLPELAAGEHEITLKQEEGQQGTIHLRRMTIGLFDEPSVRLMDAGLAAMGATHIEIGTAEKFEEGPNMLAHEYYPNRSKKMSGSLKESMKDYYKFFAAYENILFDSTQTDKQVKVETGGKEVNVSTNGEQNSIWSIVRDNKDNKGFEDYEVVHLINLLNNDSNWRNAAAKPETQKELKVRYPIGQTAEELPDLKVYAASPDKREGMMEELEYSWDQEELVITVPSLEYWEMLMIDRDGREVEKPLKIQIKK, encoded by the coding sequence ATGAAAATCAATCAAAAATTGAAACTGCCCCTTGCCGGCCTGGTTGCCATCAACCTTGCCCTGACATCATTCACGCTGCCCCAAGACGCTGAAGCCAAAGACAATCCAAAAGAGACCGTAGAAAAAGCCCAAAAGAAAAAGAACCTTCCGTCAAAACCGATTTCTGCTTTCCTGGTCGACAAATCGAGGTATAATCCCGGCGAACCAGTGAAGATGTCCCTCTTATTCAACACCGAAAAAGAGTGGAAAGGCGATCTCCATCTAGAAGTCTATCAACTCAATGAAAAGGTAGCAGAAGGAAGCAAGAAGATCCACGTGAAAAAGGGCTTGAAAGGGATAGAGGTGGATTGGACACCGCCGTCAGATGATTTCAAAGGATATCTAGTAAAAGCCTCCTTCGAGGGATCCGACCAAATCGTCACGGCAGCCATCGATGTTTCAAGTGACTGGACCCAGTATCCCCGTTATGGTTATGCAACCGAATTCCCTCAAGAATCGACAGCCGAAAGCGAAAAGAAGATGAAACAGCTGACCCAGGAGTATTACTTGAATGGTTTTCAATTCTATGATTGGATGTGGCGCCATGATGTGTCCGTCTACTCCAAGACCGACAGCGAAGGGAAACCGGTGCTTGATGAGGACGGAAACTTCATCACGGAAGATATCGATAAAGATACCGCTTATGATGACCTGCTTGGACGCAAGCTTTATCCACTCACGGTGAAGCAGCAGATTGGTGCAGCGCAGAAATACAATGCGGCAGCCATGGCCTATCAAATGAACTATGCCGCAAGGGAAAACTATGAAGCTTTCGGGGTGAAGAAGGAATGGGGATTGTATAAGAAGAATGCGAGTTTCCCGAACCCCTCTTTAAGTGACCAGGAAGGATTTTATTTTGACTGGGTGAACCCGCCGACCGGACTCTACCTCCAGGACCCGGGGAATGCCGAATGGCAGGAATATATCAACCGGGAGTTTGTGAGGGGCGTAAATGAATTCGGGTTCGACGGGATGCACCTCGATCAGTGGGGATTCCATGACAACGATTATCTATATGACTATGAAGGCAATAAACGCCACTTCTCGAAAGATTATGATTCTCTCATCAACTCGGTGAAGGCCTCATTGAGCGAGAACAATGATTCCAAGAACTTTGTCACATTCAATATGGTCGGGGGCAACGAAGGATACAGTGACGTGCCGAGACCGTCTACACAGACCGACTTTGATTACAGTGAAATCTGGCAGGATAAAGATCACTACCGCGACTTACTGAAGGTAGTAGAAGAAACCAGGGAAACGAACGACGGGAAGGCCGTCGTCATTGCCGGGTACATGAACTACAAGCAGGCGACGGGCGAGCATTACAATGTCGCGGATGTAGAGGGAGTGCCGAGGTCCGAATATTTCATCTCGAGGATTCAGAAGGTCCCTGGATGGGTCGGGGATTTCGGGATGAAGGATGAAGACCAAATCATCTGGAAGGTCGAGGCACCCGAGTCCGGTACTTATGCGGTGGACCTTAAGTATGGCCATGACAACGGAGAAAGCCCTGTCGGGAAAATCCACGTGAATGATGTTCTCGTAAATAACGCGATTCCATTCAGTGAGAAGACCGGCTGGGGGAACCCGGTTGCGGAAACAAGCCTGACAGTCGACCTACAAGAAGGGGAAAATGAGATCAAGCTGTCATTGAATACAAATAATTTATGGCTGAACGTAGACAGTCTCGTCCTTAAAAAAGCAGACTATGAGAAAGAGTATGAAGCAGAGGATGCTGAGCTGATCAGCAGTAAAGTGGATAAGTATGGACATGTGTATAACTTTGAGACGGATGGTGATTTCATTGAATTCACCGTCGATGCCGCCGAAGACGGAACGTATCCGGTCAGCTTCCAATACGGGGTGGAAAGCACAGCGGTCAGCCGTCACCTGTATGTGAACGGGGAACTGGCGAGCGAATCCATCCAACTCGATCCGACAGGCGGTTGGGAATCGTTTCAATCCACGGAAGAGACCGAATTCAAGCTCAAAGCGGGAGAGAACAAGATAAAACTGAAAGCCGACGGAGTCAATGATACAGGTGCTAAAATCGACTATCTCTCCGTAGGGGAGGATCGCTATCAGGCAGAAAAAGCCGAAGTCGGCTGGGAACCATCACATGAGCCGCTCATAAAAACAGGTGACGATGGAGTGACGGACTTCAAACAGCAGGGAGACTTCATTTCTTTCCAGATGAATGCGGGAGAATCGAAAGAAACGGCCATTTCCGTCAGATATAAAAATCCTGGCGAAGAAACGAAACGCAGCATCTTCGTAAATGGTAAGAAAGCCGGCATCTTGTCGCTGCCTCCGACTTCAGAAGGTCAATGGGGAACAGCAGAAGCATCCATCTATCTGTACAGCGGGGAAAATAAGCTCTCCATTCAAATGGAAGGAAAAACAGCAGAAACAGGCATTTCAATTGATAAGGTTGAATCGGGAACCAATGTAATCGAAGCAGAAGAAGCGGAAATCGGCTGGCTTCCGGTCGTTTCGAGAACTAGCGAGGTATCGATTGATCCCGGCTATACGAATAATTTCGGGAACAAAGGTCAGCAGGTCGTGTTCAACGTCAATAATACAAAAGAAACTGATACACTTAGCTTCAAATACAGGACGGGGAACAACCCTCATATCAACATCTATGTGGACGGGGAGCTGATCCCATCCAACAATCAATATGTGGACGGCAAGACGGTTTCCGAGACAGTGTTCTCAAGCACCCCGGGAGGCTGGGACGGAGCCATGGTGGAGAAGACCATCAACGCCAAGGTACCGGCTGGAGAACATGAGGTCATGTTCGAAATGGCTTCAAATGGAGAATACATCAATCTCGACAGCATGACAGCAGGCGGTGTGGAGTATCAGGTGGAGGAAGCCAATTTTGCCCCGGAAGGCCACGGGATCACTACGACTACAGGGCATATTTATAACTTCAAAGATGAAGGCGACTTCCTGAACTTTGCCGTCGACGTACCGGAAGCCGATGCTTATGATTTGAAATGGAGATATAAGAATGATTCAAATTCAAAAAGAGAGGCCAAACGCGCAGTCTTTGTGAACAAAGAGAAAGCAGGAGATGTCGTATTTTCATCTTCGAATGGCTGGGAAGATCTCGAGATGAAAGATATTCAGCTGAAAAAAGGCCGGAACATCATCAGGATGGAAGTCCGGGATATAGATGATGACGGCGTCAAGCTGGATTATCTTCAAATAGGAAATCAACGCGTACATGCAGAGACAGCGGACAGTTTATCCCCGATGCACATCTATAAGGATACACTGCTGAACTTCGGCCATACAGGCGATGAAGTGACCTTCGACGTCGATGTCGCCGAAAAAGGGGAAACAAGCTTCATCTTTACGTATGCTAACGCCGGAAGTGATACGGAACGAACCATCTATGTCGACGGCGAGCCTGTCCTCGATGAGAAAGGCAACCCCTACAAGGTCGTATTCAAAAGCACCGGCAATATCGATTCATACAGCGAAGACGGATATGTCGTATTGCCTGAGCTAGCGGCAGGGGAGCATGAAATCACGCTGAAGCAGGAAGAAGGACAGCAAGGAACGATTCACCTGCGCCGCATGACCATCGGATTATTCGATGAACCTTCCGTCCGCCTGATGGACGCCGGCCTCGCCGCCATGGGAGCGACCCATATCGAAATTGGCACCGCCGAAAAATTCGAGGAAGGACCAAACATGCTGGCTCACGAATACTATCCGAACCGCAGCAAGAAAATGAGCGGTTCACTCAAAGAATCAATGAAAGACTACTACAAATTCTTCGCCGCCTATGAAAACATTCTGTTCGATAGTACCCAGACAGATAAACAAGTAAAAGTAGAGACCGGTGGAAAAGAAGTCAACGTAAGTACCAACGGCGAGCAGAACAGCATCTGGTCTATCGTCAGGGATAACAAAGACAATAAAGGTTTTGAAGATTATGAGGTCGTTCACCTTATCAATCTATTAAACAACGATTCGAATTGGAGAAATGCAGCTGCTAAGCCTGAAACTCAAAAAGAGCTGAAGGTCAGATACCCGATCGGTCAAACAGCAGAAGAACTCCCGGATTTGAAAGTCTATGCAGCAAGTCCTGACAAACGGGAAGGCATGATGGAGGAACTTGAGTACAGCTGGGATCAGGAAGAATTGGTTATTACTGTTCCGAGCCTGGAGTATTGGGAGATGCTCATGATCGATCGTGATGGTAGAGAAGTAGAAAAACCATTGAAGATTCAGATAAAGAAGTAG
- a CDS encoding DUF262 domain-containing protein — MKELESLKQIFKDRIFKIPDYQRGYAWSTKQVKDFWEDLVNLPSDRFHYTGLLSLKEVSRDDWKSWNEEGWLIEDRGFKPFHIVDGQQRLTTFVIFIQGIVDLVKGLPENQNKKDEEIYIGTFSLKQIKEEYLVIQKPPQFIINTYKFGYETDNPSFKYLRHRIFGEPNSGSIKETFYTLNLENAKRFFKENLQNYFDKFGISEIETLFKKTTQNLMFNIHEIQDDFDVFVAFETMNNRGKRLSNLELLKNRLIYLTTLYEEDELKNDERKSLRGKINDAWKEVYYQLGRNKQKPLSDDDFLTAHWIMYFQYTRQKGDDYIRFLLDEKFTPQNIFNKTEVKASTVFAVEEVRDEQVVDDQDELEVDSIVKISKLSPKEIEDYVGSLKSAAVHWYDTFNPLNNNELTRDEAMWLDRLNRIGIAYFRPLVTVSFISPEVNSAQRIKLFKEIERFIFIAFRLGRAFSTYRNNEYYKTTRLLRNGEISVDEICEMLRERVEEWLKPESGFDYQPFKTYIQRLYKNGNGFYDWNGLRYFLYEYESEKVHQFGNQKIDWNYFVKSEKDKVSIEHIYPQTPSKEYWKNAFKEFTLEEKRTLAGSLGNLLPLSSSINSSLQNDSFPDKKSAKMNAQGHKLRRGYSEGSHSEIEVSTYTDWNAENILGRGLKLLEFMEGRWDIKFEDEEHKKNLLFLSFVGNEQFSGH, encoded by the coding sequence ATGAAAGAATTAGAATCTCTAAAACAAATATTCAAAGATCGTATCTTCAAAATACCAGATTACCAACGAGGATATGCTTGGTCTACAAAACAAGTGAAAGACTTCTGGGAAGACCTTGTTAATTTACCTTCAGATAGGTTTCACTATACTGGCTTATTATCTCTTAAAGAAGTCAGTAGAGATGATTGGAAAAGTTGGAATGAGGAAGGGTGGTTAATAGAAGACAGGGGCTTTAAGCCATTTCATATTGTGGATGGGCAGCAACGCCTTACTACGTTTGTTATCTTTATTCAGGGAATCGTTGATCTTGTAAAAGGTTTACCTGAAAATCAAAACAAAAAAGATGAGGAAATCTATATTGGGACCTTTAGCTTAAAACAAATTAAAGAAGAGTATTTAGTCATTCAAAAGCCACCACAGTTTATCATTAATACATACAAGTTTGGCTATGAAACGGATAATCCTAGTTTTAAATATCTGCGTCACCGTATATTCGGGGAGCCGAATAGTGGAAGTATAAAAGAAACGTTCTACACGTTGAATTTGGAAAATGCAAAGAGGTTCTTTAAAGAGAACCTACAAAATTATTTTGACAAGTTTGGAATCTCCGAGATTGAAACCCTATTTAAGAAAACGACTCAAAACTTGATGTTTAATATTCACGAAATACAAGATGATTTTGATGTTTTCGTTGCATTTGAAACGATGAATAATCGTGGAAAAAGGCTTTCCAACCTGGAACTTCTAAAGAATCGTCTCATTTACCTCACAACTCTTTACGAGGAAGATGAATTAAAAAATGATGAAAGAAAGAGTCTACGCGGAAAAATAAACGATGCGTGGAAAGAAGTTTATTATCAACTTGGTCGCAATAAGCAGAAACCCCTTTCTGATGATGATTTTCTTACAGCGCACTGGATCATGTATTTCCAATATACAAGGCAAAAAGGTGATGACTATATTCGGTTTTTGCTGGACGAAAAGTTCACTCCGCAGAATATTTTTAATAAAACGGAAGTTAAGGCTTCAACAGTCTTTGCAGTGGAGGAAGTACGTGACGAGCAAGTGGTCGATGATCAAGACGAATTAGAAGTAGATAGTATCGTGAAGATATCTAAGCTCTCTCCAAAAGAAATAGAAGATTATGTGGGAAGTCTTAAGTCAGCAGCGGTACATTGGTACGATACATTTAATCCATTAAACAATAACGAATTAACCCGTGACGAGGCAATGTGGTTGGATCGCTTAAATCGTATCGGAATTGCCTATTTCAGACCTTTAGTAACGGTTTCCTTTATTTCACCTGAAGTAAATTCAGCGCAACGAATAAAATTGTTTAAAGAAATAGAACGATTTATTTTCATTGCCTTTAGATTAGGTCGTGCTTTCTCTACGTATCGAAATAACGAATATTATAAGACAACTAGGTTGCTTAGAAACGGAGAAATATCGGTCGATGAGATTTGTGAAATGTTAAGAGAGAGAGTGGAAGAATGGTTAAAACCAGAGAGTGGATTTGACTATCAGCCATTCAAAACATATATTCAGCGACTATATAAGAATGGGAATGGTTTTTATGACTGGAATGGACTTAGGTATTTTCTATATGAATATGAAAGCGAGAAGGTCCACCAATTTGGAAATCAAAAAATTGATTGGAATTACTTTGTGAAAAGCGAAAAAGATAAGGTATCAATCGAACATATCTATCCACAAACCCCTAGTAAGGAGTATTGGAAGAATGCATTTAAAGAATTTACGTTAGAAGAGAAGCGTACCCTGGCAGGTTCGTTAGGGAATTTACTTCCTCTTTCTAGTAGTATCAATTCAAGTTTACAAAACGACAGTTTTCCTGACAAAAAATCAGCTAAAATGAATGCACAAGGCCATAAACTTAGAAGGGGTTACTCAGAAGGCTCTCATAGCGAAATTGAAGTATCAACCTATACAGATTGGAACGCAGAGAATATTTTGGGTCGCGGGTTAAAACTGCTTGAGTTTATGGAAGGACGTTGGGATATAAAGTTCGAAGATGAAGAGCATAAGAAAAACCTTTTGTTTTTATCCTTTGTTGGAAATGAACAATTTAGTGGACATTGA
- a CDS encoding ThuA domain-containing protein, whose amino-acid sequence MINVTIWNEYRHEQTNPAVQEIYPAGIHQALAGFLQEEFVVKTATLDEAEHGLTDDILNETDVLIWWGHIAHDEVSDHIVEKVKERILDGMGFIPLHSAHNSKVFKVLMGTRTGELKWREADDTERLWVVEDGHPIVNGIPEVIELEKEEMYGERFGIPKPDELIFISWFSGGEVFRSGCTYRRGRGKVFYFRPGHETYPTYYHKDIQQVIRNAVLWACPEQGSPVLRLGNVEPLENR is encoded by the coding sequence ATGATTAACGTGACAATCTGGAATGAATATCGACATGAACAAACGAATCCGGCTGTACAGGAGATTTATCCTGCGGGAATTCATCAAGCACTTGCAGGCTTCCTGCAGGAAGAATTCGTGGTGAAGACGGCGACACTTGATGAAGCTGAGCACGGATTGACAGACGACATCCTCAACGAAACGGATGTACTGATCTGGTGGGGGCATATCGCCCATGATGAAGTGAGCGACCACATTGTAGAGAAAGTGAAGGAACGGATCCTCGACGGAATGGGATTCATCCCACTGCATTCAGCCCATAATTCGAAGGTCTTCAAGGTACTGATGGGTACCAGGACGGGAGAACTCAAGTGGAGGGAAGCCGATGACACAGAAAGACTGTGGGTCGTGGAGGATGGCCATCCCATCGTGAACGGCATCCCAGAAGTCATCGAACTCGAAAAAGAAGAAATGTACGGCGAGCGCTTTGGCATACCGAAACCAGACGAACTCATCTTCATCAGCTGGTTCTCGGGAGGAGAGGTGTTCAGGAGTGGCTGTACATACCGGCGCGGAAGAGGGAAGGTCTTCTACTTCAGGCCAGGGCATGAGACGTATCCGACGTATTATCACAAGGATATACAGCAGGTGATCAGGAATGCTGTGCTTTGGGCATGTCCTGAGCAGGGTTCTCCGGTTCTTAGGTTGGGGAATGTCGAGCCGCTCGAAAACAGGTAA
- a CDS encoding BrxA family protein, whose amino-acid sequence MEYSAGFTSEGWFQQEIEYVLDQLQKGFSRKEIKSKVIENNVFLLRSESAISKRFQMVYRRAKTLYPTLSEFYFNGTNSDQKVLLLYSFLKCYRYAYENFYELIVYRYQHKNGTLQVSDMNFYMEEKEQQLEKIANWHIATKKKINSTLLLFYRESGMIEFVEDVYKVSPLHVSQALKQYAEEQDVLLKALITLKAGG is encoded by the coding sequence ATGGAATATTCAGCTGGTTTTACGAGCGAAGGATGGTTCCAACAGGAAATTGAATATGTTTTAGACCAACTTCAAAAAGGTTTTAGCCGCAAAGAAATAAAAAGTAAAGTAATTGAGAATAATGTTTTCTTGTTAAGAAGTGAGTCAGCTATTAGTAAAAGGTTTCAAATGGTTTATCGCAGAGCAAAGACATTATATCCAACGTTATCTGAATTCTATTTCAATGGAACTAATTCTGATCAAAAAGTACTGTTATTATATAGCTTCCTTAAATGTTATCGATATGCCTACGAAAATTTCTATGAATTGATTGTTTATCGATATCAACATAAAAATGGAACTTTACAGGTTTCAGATATGAATTTTTACATGGAAGAAAAGGAACAACAATTAGAGAAAATCGCAAATTGGCATATAGCTACAAAAAAGAAAATCAATAGTACACTTCTATTATTTTACAGAGAAAGTGGTATGATTGAATTTGTAGAAGATGTGTACAAAGTCTCTCCTTTACATGTGAGTCAAGCTCTTAAACAGTATGCTGAAGAACAGGACGTTTTGTTAAAAGCATTAATAACATTGAAAGCAGGTGGTTAA
- a CDS encoding BREX protein BrxB domain-containing protein, with protein sequence MTIYKRLELLEERINEVGFTTPKGIGSEIPHFVFDYPAEDELTVRTYVEGLLKRTTLNIKEINLFEFLISLFDEDLEELIIIAEEEGYVELSQAIQTVLEDQDLMVNAFIEKADKVELIFITGIGTVHPFIRSSHLLKKISNHAFRTPIILFYPGYFSGVDLRLFNKFRHEDEYQITRIS encoded by the coding sequence GTGACCATATATAAACGATTAGAATTATTGGAAGAACGCATAAATGAAGTAGGGTTTACGACACCAAAAGGGATAGGGAGTGAAATTCCCCATTTTGTTTTTGATTATCCGGCTGAAGATGAATTAACAGTACGTACATATGTTGAGGGATTATTAAAAAGAACTACATTAAATATTAAAGAAATCAACCTTTTTGAATTTCTTATCAGTTTATTCGATGAAGATCTAGAAGAACTAATCATTATTGCTGAAGAAGAAGGCTATGTGGAGCTTTCTCAAGCTATTCAAACTGTTTTAGAAGATCAAGATTTAATGGTGAACGCATTCATTGAAAAAGCGGATAAAGTGGAATTGATTTTTATAACAGGTATAGGAACAGTACATCCATTTATTCGCTCCAGTCATTTACTTAAAAAAATATCTAATCATGCATTTAGAACACCAATTATATTATTTTATCCGGGTTATTTTTCAGGAGTAGATTTAAGGCTATTTAATAAGTTCCGACATGAAGATGAATACCAAATCACTAGAATTTCATAA
- a CDS encoding DUF4145 domain-containing protein, protein MNHKYFYQFLEPLSNELALLAKELEHSVFTSPRTMLTHSRVFIENILKSVMKEEGISEVPQMTIVERINLLNEQGILIKDVLNDLHSIRMTGNQAAHQTRMFRYSESLTSWEALYNVVKWYIESYGPISTTVPEYKEPCLPRDEQLDLDELLARLVSLEKTLSAKETPTMQAAHAEVAATITDKGDPTTEGYSTIRKISYMDKHVDIPFFLRDAFLLPQRFQKSETFLIRLGEVQQARFVSELPHDLVDLHKHVKRYNEKNDKTFFEELTTFVQEELTRREIAHARRGELLFFYKSDYIVVTEELSAIPLSPEEFSGIPSLLKQLKQNGIMNVGQLPKELVSLAKYANVGTLTIEKLFDQIKGKQVG, encoded by the coding sequence ATGAACCATAAATACTTTTATCAATTCCTCGAACCACTTTCCAACGAACTGGCACTACTAGCAAAAGAACTAGAACACAGTGTATTCACAAGCCCTCGCACCATGCTAACTCACTCTAGAGTGTTTATTGAGAATATACTAAAAAGTGTCATGAAAGAAGAGGGGATTTCAGAGGTTCCTCAAATGACTATAGTAGAAAGAATCAATCTTCTGAATGAACAAGGGATATTAATTAAAGATGTCTTAAATGATCTTCATTCTATCCGTATGACAGGAAATCAAGCAGCGCATCAAACACGAATGTTTCGTTACTCCGAGTCTTTAACGTCTTGGGAAGCTCTATACAATGTTGTAAAGTGGTATATCGAAAGTTATGGGCCAATCAGTACTACGGTTCCTGAATACAAAGAGCCATGTCTTCCTCGTGACGAGCAATTAGATCTTGATGAATTGTTAGCACGTTTAGTGTCACTGGAAAAAACACTATCAGCAAAAGAAACCCCAACAATGCAAGCAGCTCATGCAGAGGTAGCCGCTACTATTACCGATAAAGGAGATCCAACAACTGAGGGATACTCAACCATCAGAAAAATATCGTATATGGATAAGCATGTGGATATTCCATTCTTCTTAAGAGATGCATTTTTACTTCCACAACGATTCCAGAAGTCTGAAACGTTTCTAATAAGATTAGGGGAAGTGCAGCAGGCGCGATTTGTAAGTGAATTACCACATGATCTGGTGGATCTCCACAAACATGTAAAACGATACAATGAAAAGAATGATAAAACGTTCTTTGAAGAATTAACTACCTTTGTTCAAGAGGAGCTTACTAGAAGAGAGATTGCTCACGCACGTCGGGGAGAATTGTTATTCTTCTATAAATCTGACTATATAGTGGTGACTGAAGAATTATCTGCTATTCCTTTAAGTCCTGAAGAGTTTTCAGGTATTCCTAGTTTGCTGAAACAACTTAAGCAAAACGGCATTATGAATGTAGGACAATTACCTAAAGAGCTAGTAAGTTTAGCAAAGTATGCTAATGTCGGGACTTTAACGATAGAGAAATTGTTTGATCAAATTAAAGGAAAACAAGTTGGATAA